The window TCTTTGCTAATTGTAGTATCTATCAGTCTCAGTATTTAATTACGAAAGGGAATAATTCAGTTTGAGGAACAACCAAATTCAGCAATCAAACGAAATTTTTTGTTGGGCGCTTTCATGATTTATTGAGCTTACCGACTTTCTCTTTCAAGTAACATTCGTTTTGGTTGGTATCAATGCAAAATCAAGTAATCATCATACGCAACCAACTGAATAACACCCTTAAGCGGGATTACCTTTGAGATgtccttcaaaattttcaaagtttcagGAATAGGAAAATAGAAATGTTGTTTTAGAGTTTTGGCACAGCTTGTGTGACTGAAGAACGTTAAAATATGGTTTGCTcctttaacaaaattgaatatGGAGTTGCACAATTATTAAGAGTACTACGTATTCTTTGGGATGGTTTAAGGGTGAATTCAAACTTGCACTGTTAGGCACCGTTTGGATTGAGGGAATTGGAGGGAAAGCAAAGGAGAAGAATTGGAgggatttaattttttttgtttggattgactTTTGAGGAGAGAAAGGAAAGGATAAGAGGGAAAGACTCTAGTTATTTTATTGAGTTAGTTTCCACCCAAAAATGGGCAAAAACGGAGGAGATGAAactaaatcaattaaaataattaaaactttTTAAACGatagtttattttttatcttttccagTGAATTAACACTTGCATGTCCACTTTGTGTTATCTGTTTCGGTTGCAACAGTTTTACTATTAGCTACATATTGTTATATTCatggaaatttttttattgatttttttttaaagtgagAGGTCTTGAAGACAATCCCTCACATCTTACCACTCAACCCAATCATCCCCTGTTATACTCTTGAAAATTGACCTTAGGGTATCTAGTTAATCTCTCTATCAATTAAACtgaattttgggacaaaatatTTAGGGTGAAAACAATGAGATAAGAAGAGCCGATTTTTTTTATGGGAATATTCTAAACTTTACAAGAGTGAAGGGGAAAAGAGGAGAAATTGTGAGTTGGATCAAGAATTTTATAGAGCATCTGACTAATGTCCCTACTAGTTAAATTCGATCTTAAGGATTctgcgtgtgtgtgtgtctattgATAGGGATataattatgcattttatttgtGGTTATTTGGTCTTAATTTTGGCAGTTTAGTATGCAAAGTATTGGATTTCTGCTCATAATTAGTATTTGTGTTAATTACAGGCAATTAGTGTTGAAAGTGACAAAAGGGAGGCAAAATCCAGAAGACTCTTGCTtctaaggcgtgcccacgccagacaACACAGAGCTGCATGAAAAAGCCGGATCGCGGGCCCAAGCCCTGGAACAACCATTCTGATTGGAAGATACCTTTTTACCATACGTGGGATCAGGAAGTTTTTCCAAAGAGGACTTTTGGCAACAATCCAATGAGGGAATTAAGGAAAGAATTCGTTTGAGAAACAACTTCTTATTTTGGCTAGCAAAAGGACGGCGGGCAGCACTACAAATTGGGGGGGATTGCAATAGACTAGGGGGAATCTTTTCATTCttgtgttttttttccttttacttcTCCACGCAAGCTTTAGACAGGCCGCCGCACCCTTTTACTTCTTCAAAGACAAAATTACTTGGAAGCTTGGAATCGAATAAATATTATGTGGCAAGGCTAGTTCTTTTATCTAGTTGAGGAATAAATCAAGGATCGGGGCACCATAActgtgagatcgttttaattgtttatttttaatttgtatgttcatgggtatttgattatTCTCTATTTTTCCCTGAGTTATTATTGTTTAGATTTATTGGATAATTAGGCCTGTTATTCGATTTTCTAAATAATTGGTAGCCAATTAGGATGTTGGCGCGTCGCTTTTAAGCATCTTGATTAGTGGCAAACGAGACAATTTCACCGCCTCGCAAGCGGTCTAATTTGAATCGTGGGAATAATTAATCTAGCCTAAATAAACCCGCATGTGTGTTTGTCATCTAGaattgggtctttctaattcATAATGCTGTGGCTACATTAAATCCTGTGAGCGTTTCTGGGGTTGTTTAGTCACAAGAGGGTAGTTTATGAGCGTCTCTTGACTACcataaaattaaggaaagattggtGGTTGGGCGCGTCGCTTGACCACTATAACCAGTTTATTCGTGAGTATATGAATTGTCCCTTGTATCTGTGATCAGTTGTGTGCTTCGCTGCCAAGATTAATTCCTTGGCTaggttgttttaattaatagttatttgtgtaatttggtTCCTGCTATCTTTCTCaactttaaatttcagttttttattccttttaatTAGTGGGTACTACTGCTAAAACCCCTCCCATTTTCCTGTGTGATTTGCCTACCtgttccctgaggagacgaccctactcaccattatactcattcagttttggtagtaggtctaatataaattttatttttggtggtttgacacccaccaaattttggcgccgttgccggggaactggtgttttaagtgacttattgcacaggctttagtttttatttttatttttatttttatttttttattttatgcctCGATCTTCTCGTACAGGAGAATTACAATTTGATCCAGAGATCGAGAAGACTGCAAGAAGGTTGACCAAGGAGGCAAAGTTGCGTAAGCAACAAGATTCAACGTCACCTTCAGAATCTAAGCAAGAGTTTGTTTCCAGTGATTCATCAAGTGAATCTGAAAAAGAAGAAGTGCATATTCCCCGAGTAGCAATGGCAGCCCCAAGAACTTTGAGGGAGTTGGCAACTCCTAACGTGAACCAGCAGCCATTATGCATTACATTTCCTAACACGGAAGAGGCATTTGAGCTTAAATCTGGTCTTATTCACTTACTTCCTACTTTTCGTGGTATTGCAGGTGAAGACCCACATAAACACTTGAAAGAATTTCATGTGGTGTGCTCCACAATGAAACCTCAAGGAGTCACTGAGAACCACATCAAGTTGAGAGCCTTCCCTTTCTCTTTGGCAGATAAGGCTAAAGATTGGTTATTTTACCTGCCATCTGGATCCATCACTACGTGGGAAGAATTGAAGAGAAGATTCCTCGAGAAATTTTTCCTTGCCTCTAGAGCCGCCAATATAAGGAAAGAAATATGTGGAGTTAGGCAGGCAAATGGAGAAGTTCTATATGAGTACTGGGAGCGCTTTAAACAACTGCGTGCCAGCTGCCCGCATCATCAAATCCCTGATCAGCTCTTAATACAATATTTCTACGAGGGATTATCACCTATGGATAGGAGCATGTTAGATGCAGCCAGTGGCGGTGCTCTGGTTAACAAGACCACAGACGAAGCCACGTTATTGATTTCCACCATGGCTGAAAATTCCCAACAATTTGGAGTGAGAGCTGATGGAGCAATAAGAAGGGTCAATGAAGTGAATCACTCTGACTTAGAGGGTAAACTATCTGAGCTTACCTCTCTGGTACGTCAAATGGCAAGGGGGCAAATACAATCTATGAAGACTTGTGGTATCTGCGCTGCTCCCGGACACATGACTGACATGTGCCCAACTCTCCAGGAGGATTCACCTGAACAAGCCAACATAGTGGGAGATTTTTCTGGACCACCTCCACGAAGGAATGATCCTTTTGCACCCACTTACAATCCAGGGTGGCGAAATCATCCTAACTTTAGCTATGCTTCAAAACCCCCTGGCTTTCAACAACATTTCCAGCCGCGGCCACCAGTGCAACAACCATCCACTTCCAATTCAAACATGTCTCTTGAAGATATGGTGAAGTCACTGGCCCAAAGCACGAGTCAATTACAGCAAGAGACTCAAAGATCTCAGCAGGAGTCTCACAGATTTCAACAAGAGACTCGTGCTAGCATTAGGAAT is drawn from Coffea arabica cultivar ET-39 chromosome 1c, Coffea Arabica ET-39 HiFi, whole genome shotgun sequence and contains these coding sequences:
- the LOC140038305 gene encoding uncharacterized protein, which translates into the protein MPRSSRTGELQFDPEIEKTARRLTKEAKLRKQQDSTSPSESKQEFVSSDSSSESEKEEVHIPRVAMAAPRTLRELATPNVNQQPLCITFPNTEEAFELKSGLIHLLPTFRGIAGEDPHKHLKEFHVVCSTMKPQGVTENHIKLRAFPFSLADKAKDWLFYLPSGSITTWEELKRRFLEKFFLASRAANIRKEICGVRQANGEVLYEYWERFKQLRASCPHHQIPDQLLIQYFYEGLSPMDRSMLDAASGGALVNKTTDEATLLISTMAENSQQFGVRADGAIRRVNEVNHSDLEGKLSELTSLVRQMARGQIQSMKTCGICAAPGHMTDMCPTLQEDSPEQANIVGDFSGPPPRRNDPFAPTYNPGWRNHPNFSYASKPPGFQQHFQPRPPVQQPSTSNSNMSLEDMVKSLAQSTSQLQQETQRSQQESHRFQQETRASIRNLEAQMSQLATSMSNLKNNNRGKLPFQVIPNPKENASAMQLRSGKEVQSPRRAHAKEEEVPRKGEEEDEKQSSEVSKKVDIPPPFPGRQLPKYAKFLKGLCTNRNKLSLDDKVKVGENVSAMFQRKLSQKCKDPGPLKETRVIIQLADRSNVYPEGLVEDVLVKVNEFIFPVDFYIVDMNDAYSIDSAVILLGRPFMSTARTKIDVHEGTLSVEFDGEKVTFNIFDAMKHPVDTESVNFVGMTNTIVQENFE